One genomic segment of Choristoneura fumiferana chromosome Z, NRCan_CFum_1, whole genome shotgun sequence includes these proteins:
- the LOC141439912 gene encoding peptidoglycan recognition protein 1-like, translating to MCSNLELRVEAGPSTGPQLSVLNDVISPELLARTVPTIEQVNINQSTGVHIGPKFEIVTVTQIVECSEPNRANRHPPDRDKKKKNKIWIRFCWAGIILALLITIALLIHLIIIAKTTESLLPPEAPWRVTREMWDAIFAPSNRTLDEYSPIRLVVIHHTVSPECFDFDSCAAAMRNLQEYFLTMSFLGYDLPYNFVIGNDGRVYDSLLWNREGMHTRLYNKCSIGIAFMGDYRENIQGFSRVTERQISRLHMLLQEGVDLGHLRPDYSIVGAMDLAPTISPGGILYNAIRSLPQYDRTDFRTLTCDEI from the exons ATGTGCTCAAACTTGGAGTTGAGGGTTGAGGCGGGTCCGAGTACAGGCCCTCAACTTTCCGTGCTGAACGACGTAATATCACCAGAGTTGTTGGCCCGTACGGTGCCGACGATAGAACAAGTGAACATAAATCAATCCACTGGTGTGCATATCGGACCCAAGTTCGAGATCGTGACTGTCACGCAGATTGTCGAATGTAGTGAGCCAAATAGAG CTAATCGTCACCCCCCGGATAGAGATAAGAAGAAGAAAAACAAGATTTGGATACGATTTTGTTGGGCTGGAATAATATTAGCGCTGCTGATCACTATTGCGCTTCTTATTCACTTAATCATTATTGCTAAGACCACTGAGTCACTACTCCCTCCAGAAG CGCCATGGAGGGTGACCCGAGAAATGTGGGACGCGATTTTTGCCCCTAGCAACCGAACCCTAGACGAGTACAGCCCCATCAGACTGGTCGTCATCCATCATACAGTCAGCCCAGAGTGCTTCGACTTCGACTCCTGCGCAGCTGCGATGCGCAACTTGCAGGAGTACTTCTTAACCATGTCTTTTTTAGGTTATGATTTACC TTACAACTTCGTGATTGGTAACGACGGCCGCGTGTACGACTCTCTCCTGTGGAACAGGGAAGGGATGCACACTAGACTCTATAACAAGTGTTCAATCGGTATCGCCTTCATGG GCGACTACAGAGAAAATATTCAAGGCTTCAGTCGCGTCACTGAACGGCAAATATCTAGACTCCACATGCTGCTGCAAGAAGGAGTGGACCTGGGCCATCTAAGGCCTGACTACTCTATTGTGGGGGCAATGGACCTCGCCCCCACAATCAGCCCCGGAGGCATTCTCTACAATGCCATCCGGAGTCTACCACAGTACGATAGAACTGACTTTAGGACGCTGACTTGCGACGAGATTTAG